A stretch of the Marivirga tractuosa DSM 4126 genome encodes the following:
- a CDS encoding DUF4230 domain-containing protein, producing MNFKAIIRLIPWIIVLVLLVFLWLRRLGNYTTPERTEFESTLVLQEIEKLGKLELVKYNYKEVVEMENVAKRYLDLGYFYIPGGQDQKAILIAQGEAVACIDLQKIKKEDIELRQDTLYVNLPQPEICYYKVNLENSKFYDLKTSKDQKKAGEFVDEVYAKAEAQIREAAVQSGILADAKTMSNSVLKPFLENITGVTVILNFSEQPNPIQFEVD from the coding sequence ATGAACTTTAAAGCAATCATTCGATTAATTCCATGGATTATTGTGCTTGTTCTTCTAGTTTTTCTTTGGCTTAGAAGATTAGGGAACTACACAACACCAGAGCGCACCGAATTTGAGAGCACTTTAGTATTGCAAGAAATTGAAAAGTTGGGCAAATTGGAACTAGTAAAATATAATTATAAGGAAGTAGTGGAGATGGAAAACGTAGCCAAACGATACTTAGATTTGGGCTACTTTTATATTCCAGGTGGACAAGATCAAAAGGCTATACTAATTGCGCAAGGGGAAGCAGTTGCATGCATTGATTTGCAAAAGATCAAAAAAGAAGATATTGAATTAAGGCAAGATACTTTGTACGTAAATCTACCTCAACCTGAAATCTGTTATTATAAGGTCAATTTAGAAAACAGTAAGTTTTATGACCTAAAAACCAGCAAGGACCAGAAGAAAGCTGGCGAATTCGTGGATGAGGTTTATGCTAAAGCTGAAGCCCAAATAAGGGAAGCAGCTGTGCAATCAGGAATATTGGCAGACGCCAAAACAATGAGCAATAGTGTACTGAAACCTTTTCTAGAAAACATTACTGGGGTAACCGTAATACTTAATTTTTCTGAGCAACCAAATCCTATTCAGTTTGAAGTGGATTGA
- a CDS encoding TIGR00266 family protein — MHAQSHEVDYKILGDGVQLVEIELDPQETVIAEAGAMVYMDDSILFETKMGDGSNPNEGFLGKLMSAGSRIFTGESLFMTHFTHQGQGKAHVAFSGPYPGTVIALDLKDHYNNEVIVQKDGFLCAAMGTKVSITLNKKIGSGLLGGEGFIMQKLQGNGRAFVHAGGTVIEKQLNNETLKVDTGCVVAYESSLDFDIQTSGGIKSMLFGGEGIFLATLRGTGKVWLQSMPIRKLIQAIAPYSKNSRKEGGSLLGEFLER; from the coding sequence ATGCATGCACAATCACATGAAGTAGATTATAAGATTTTAGGAGATGGAGTTCAATTAGTAGAAATTGAGCTAGATCCTCAAGAAACCGTAATAGCAGAAGCAGGCGCTATGGTTTACATGGATGATTCGATTTTATTCGAAACGAAAATGGGTGATGGCTCTAATCCCAATGAAGGCTTTCTGGGGAAATTAATGTCTGCTGGAAGCAGGATTTTCACTGGGGAGTCATTGTTTATGACGCATTTCACACACCAAGGACAAGGGAAAGCACATGTAGCTTTTTCGGGTCCATACCCAGGAACTGTAATTGCATTGGATTTGAAAGACCACTACAATAATGAAGTAATTGTACAAAAAGATGGCTTTTTATGCGCTGCTATGGGTACTAAAGTTTCTATCACTTTAAATAAGAAAATTGGTTCTGGTCTATTAGGTGGAGAAGGCTTTATTATGCAAAAACTCCAAGGAAATGGAAGAGCTTTTGTACATGCGGGAGGGACAGTTATTGAGAAGCAGTTAAATAATGAAACACTAAAGGTGGATACAGGCTGTGTAGTGGCTTATGAATCTTCTTTAGACTTTGATATTCAAACAAGTGGAGGAATCAAATCTATGCTATTTGGTGGAGAAGGAATATTCTTAGCTACATTACGAGGTACTGGAAAAGTATGGTTGCAATCGATGCCAATTAGAAAATTAATTCAGGCAATTGCACCCTACAGTAAAAATTCCAGAAAAGAAGGGGGTTCATTGCTAGGGGAATTTTTGGAGAGGTAG
- a CDS encoding radical SAM/SPASM domain-containing protein has translation MHYKDSLNLLKKITFKKALNSFLLWWSYHQSKNAGYSKLKGKPISIAIEPTTSCNLSCPECPSGLRSFSRPVGMLKAETFENMLVQLKEHLIYMLFYFQGEPYVNKNFLDLVKIASKHNIYTATSTNAHFLDDEIAKKTVESGLDRLIISIDGATQETYESYRIGGKLEKVLEGTRNVVKWKKELKSGTPHIIFQFLVVKPNEQDIPQIYKLADELGVDEVKLKTAQIYDYKNGSPLIPNNPKYSRYRKLENGIYAIKNKLLNQCWKMWHSCVVTWDGRVVPCCFDKDASHQLGNLNQASFKSIWEGKLYEDFRNKLLKSRTEIDICTNCTEGTKVWAEE, from the coding sequence ATGCATTATAAAGATAGCCTTAATCTACTGAAAAAGATAACATTTAAAAAAGCCCTGAATAGCTTTTTGTTATGGTGGAGCTATCATCAATCCAAAAATGCTGGCTATTCCAAATTAAAAGGAAAGCCCATTTCTATTGCCATTGAGCCGACTACTTCCTGCAATTTAAGCTGTCCAGAATGTCCCAGTGGGCTCCGGTCTTTTTCTCGCCCAGTTGGGATGTTGAAAGCCGAAACCTTTGAAAATATGTTAGTGCAGCTCAAGGAACACTTAATTTATATGCTGTTCTATTTTCAAGGAGAGCCCTATGTCAATAAAAATTTTCTGGATTTAGTAAAAATCGCCTCCAAACACAATATTTATACCGCTACTTCAACCAATGCCCATTTTTTAGATGATGAGATAGCTAAAAAGACGGTTGAAAGTGGTTTGGATCGGTTAATCATATCTATTGATGGAGCAACCCAAGAGACTTATGAATCCTATAGAATCGGAGGGAAGCTTGAAAAAGTATTGGAAGGCACAAGAAATGTGGTCAAATGGAAGAAAGAGTTGAAATCCGGTACGCCCCATATTATTTTTCAGTTTTTGGTGGTAAAGCCTAACGAGCAAGATATTCCTCAAATCTATAAATTAGCTGATGAACTGGGCGTGGATGAGGTGAAGTTAAAAACAGCGCAAATCTATGATTACAAAAATGGTTCTCCATTAATACCCAATAATCCCAAATATAGCAGGTATAGAAAATTGGAGAATGGAATATATGCCATCAAAAATAAGCTATTAAACCAATGTTGGAAAATGTGGCATAGTTGTGTAGTAACTTGGGACGGTAGGGTGGTGCCTTGTTGTTTCGACAAAGATGCCAGTCATCAATTGGGAAACTTAAACCAAGCGAGTTTTAAATCAATATGGGAAGGCAAGCTATACGAAGATTTTAGAAATAAACTTTTAAAATCGAGAACTGAGATCGATATTTGTACAAATTGTACTGAAGGCACTAAAGTTTGGGCTGAAGAGTGA
- the gldJ gene encoding gliding motility lipoprotein GldJ produces the protein MKKFVFKIQNAMLALAIGLLFACGSGNPTAKGPGVLSTTTGLEYNSEEGFQVAEFRGQPDGPNLVYIEGGRTVLGSFEEDILHTRDNIERTVTVSSFYMDETEVANIHWLEFLHYVKLDSSRDYYESVHPDTTVWARKLAYNDPYVDHYLRYPGFRYHPVVGVNWEQANEYAKWRSIMVNYKLAEEAGIEVPAESGGRIPLETGVVLPDYRLPTEAEWEYAATALIGTQWVDEVQLYKRIYPWDGHSLRNPYGKEMGYFLANFKRGRGDYGGIAGKLNDGAFITDYIYNFPPNDYGLYNMAGNVNEWVWDLYRPLSFQDFEDLNPVRRDGTLDPQNNYDNGARDPNSINSLINDNIRVYKGGSWADVAYWLSPGTRRFIEQDSSTATIGFRCAMIRAGGNK, from the coding sequence ATGAAAAAGTTTGTGTTTAAAATCCAAAATGCCATGCTTGCATTAGCAATAGGTTTATTGTTTGCATGCGGTAGTGGCAACCCAACAGCCAAAGGGCCGGGAGTATTGAGTACGACAACAGGTTTAGAATATAATAGCGAGGAAGGCTTTCAGGTGGCTGAGTTTCGCGGACAACCTGATGGACCTAACTTAGTTTACATTGAAGGGGGTAGAACCGTACTAGGTTCATTTGAAGAAGATATTCTTCATACTAGAGATAATATTGAAAGAACGGTAACAGTTTCTTCCTTTTACATGGACGAAACGGAGGTAGCCAACATCCACTGGCTTGAGTTCTTGCATTACGTTAAATTAGATTCTTCTCGAGATTATTATGAGTCTGTTCACCCTGACACTACTGTGTGGGCGAGAAAACTAGCTTATAACGATCCTTACGTAGATCATTATTTGAGATATCCAGGTTTCCGATACCATCCTGTTGTAGGGGTGAATTGGGAGCAGGCTAATGAATATGCCAAGTGGAGATCTATAATGGTGAATTATAAATTAGCTGAAGAAGCTGGAATTGAAGTTCCTGCCGAATCAGGAGGTAGAATACCTTTAGAAACAGGAGTCGTTTTGCCTGATTATCGTTTGCCAACTGAGGCGGAGTGGGAATATGCTGCAACTGCTTTAATTGGTACACAGTGGGTTGATGAAGTGCAGCTTTATAAAAGAATTTATCCTTGGGATGGACATTCTTTAAGAAACCCGTACGGAAAAGAAATGGGATACTTCCTTGCTAATTTTAAAAGAGGTCGTGGTGACTATGGTGGTATTGCAGGAAAATTAAACGATGGTGCTTTTATTACTGACTACATTTATAATTTCCCTCCAAATGATTATGGCCTATACAACATGGCTGGAAATGTGAATGAATGGGTTTGGGATTTATATCGTCCATTGTCATTCCAAGATTTCGAAGATTTGAACCCAGTTAGAAGAGATGGAACTTTAGATCCTCAAAACAATTATGATAATGGTGCTAGAGATCCCAATTCGATTAATTCTTTGATCAATGACAATATCAGAGTTTACAAAGGAGGATCTTGGGCAGATGTTGCTTATTGGTTGTCTCCGGGAACAAGAAGATTCATCGAACAAGATTCATCTACTGCTACCATCGGTTTCCGTTGTGCCATGATTAGGGCTGGTGGAAATAAATAA